The following coding sequences are from one Leptolyngbya sp. NIES-3755 window:
- a CDS encoding devH (similar to AA sequence:cyanobase_aa:LBDG_01730) has translation MYSVTPQNSDAARPFLTWQRIIDWAQEHYRVRNFSKDERVPTRPGLLYLVQKGAVRLVGTAQVNATGGNATRLARISPEEAFLGFVGTGQPFEIVAQSPFTLQAYAHVDQTSVVWMYWHDLDNWPHFRREVLDAFRYQHQRKLLWLSTLGQRRTIDRLLGFLTLLIEEYGEPTDEGYCLPFPLTHAQIGSAIGSTRVTVTRLMGKLRQKGMIRTQGDNLLCLPTDSVLNRTEGKLNGN, from the coding sequence ATGTACTCAGTCACACCTCAAAACTCCGATGCGGCTCGTCCGTTCCTGACCTGGCAGCGAATCATTGATTGGGCGCAGGAGCACTATCGCGTTCGCAACTTTAGTAAAGATGAACGAGTTCCGACTCGTCCGGGTCTACTTTATCTCGTACAAAAGGGTGCAGTTCGTTTAGTGGGTACGGCTCAAGTCAATGCAACGGGTGGGAATGCGACTCGCTTGGCGCGGATTAGTCCAGAGGAAGCGTTTCTAGGATTTGTGGGTACGGGTCAACCGTTTGAAATTGTGGCGCAATCACCGTTCACGCTCCAAGCGTATGCTCACGTGGATCAAACCTCCGTGGTGTGGATGTATTGGCACGACTTGGATAATTGGCCTCATTTCCGTCGGGAGGTGTTGGATGCGTTCCGTTATCAGCATCAGCGCAAACTGTTGTGGCTGAGTACTTTGGGGCAGCGTCGGACCATCGATCGGCTTCTCGGATTTTTAACTTTATTAATTGAAGAGTACGGTGAGCCGACAGATGAAGGATATTGCCTGCCTTTTCCGCTGACTCATGCTCAGATTGGGAGCGCGATCGGTTCGACTCGTGTGACGGTCACGCGCTTGATGGGCAAACTGCGTCAGAAAGGAATGATCCGGACACAGGGGGATAACTTGCTCTGTTTGCCGACGGATTCGGTGTTGAATCGAACGGAAGGAAAACTGAACGGAAATTAG
- a CDS encoding putative Arginyl tRNA synthetase, anticodon binding (similar to AA sequence:cyanobase_aa:LBDG_01720), translated as MNCNLPQITYPRLRTLLLVGICEAITPKTDVEVESFSIDDRVFKQKFRKFQHFDQKSALKKVKNQTSLALYRSSIALQLGAESAQNRAEITSQVVHFFQSLPSNLAAVDIENILLRDLTISTDSTGLIEFEFGEWAIAHWLQTVLQGCLVEIDSNSGFLTSRTPSEHPQIFYCQYSYVRCSAILRLTNPSILIGQTVETWLIDKKLLLRQERSLVTQIIETLDEWEDKTPLKSAIALSEAFQLFYQSCQIVKYDTIDPQIAQCRLALVMITHWLLKQLLEQGLGVFAPETL; from the coding sequence GTGAATTGTAACCTACCGCAGATTACTTATCCTAGACTTCGCACATTGTTACTGGTGGGAATTTGCGAGGCAATCACCCCTAAGACGGATGTTGAAGTCGAGAGTTTTTCGATCGACGATCGTGTTTTCAAGCAGAAATTCCGTAAGTTCCAGCATTTTGATCAAAAATCTGCGCTAAAAAAGGTCAAAAATCAGACTTCTCTTGCGCTTTACCGCTCATCGATCGCGCTCCAGTTAGGGGCTGAATCCGCGCAAAATCGAGCAGAAATTACTTCCCAAGTCGTTCACTTCTTCCAGTCGCTTCCGTCTAATCTCGCAGCAGTAGATATCGAAAATATACTTCTCCGTGATCTTACGATCAGTACGGACAGCACTGGATTGATCGAATTTGAGTTTGGGGAGTGGGCGATCGCGCACTGGTTACAAACTGTTTTACAAGGGTGTCTCGTTGAAATCGATTCTAATTCAGGTTTTTTGACGAGCCGAACCCCTTCAGAACATCCTCAAATTTTCTACTGCCAGTATTCTTATGTACGCTGCTCGGCAATTTTGCGCTTAACAAATCCATCTATTCTCATAGGTCAAACGGTAGAGACTTGGCTAATTGATAAAAAACTTTTATTAAGACAGGAGCGATCGCTGGTGACACAAATCATTGAAACGCTCGATGAATGGGAGGATAAAACGCCCTTAAAATCTGCGATCGCACTGAGTGAGGCATTCCAGCTTTTTTATCAATCCTGCCAAATTGTAAAGTACGACACCATCGATCCTCAAATTGCTCAATGTCGATTAGCTTTAGTAATGATTACTCATTGGCTTTTGAAACAGCTTTTGGAGCAAGGATTGGGCGTTTTCGCACCGGAAACCCTTTGA
- a CDS encoding TM helix protein (similar to AA sequence:cyanobase_aa:LBDG_42900), with the protein MNEFWHHIEPLKGMQLLTGNVELAQLPPGEAPFGFIQGVNVANLLIQLGGALLILLIGALIAAFVSSIVRGLLRKTTIDNRLAGWVAGGQTDFNVEGLIGSIVFWVILILSVVAALNVLGLNTVSQPLNNFLNQIFAFLPQLGAAALLTGLAWVVATIAKTIVTRTSQSFGLDEKVSDPSNDPLGAPAFSLSDTLGNAVYWFVFLFFLPLILGVLNLQGPLQPVQNLLNDILSALPNIIKAIAIAAIGWFVARTVRGIVTNLLAAIGTDQVGSRIGLNRARGGQSLSWILGTIVYVLILIPAATAALDALRIPAISGPATAMLNQVLNSLPLIFTAVAILAIAYAVGKFVADLVSSILASVGFDNLFYWLGLQSSPPTPTVSPEQYSTEFQTGETMLQPEGKSGIRTPSEIVGVIILVGIMLFATVAAVDVLGIQALTALIAGLLVISGRILSGLVVFAIGLYLANLAFSLITSSGSRQSRLLGQTARVAILGFSAALALQQIGIAPNIVNLAFGLLLGAIAVAIAIAFGLGGRDVASEQLREWLKDFKR; encoded by the coding sequence ATGAACGAGTTCTGGCATCATATTGAACCTTTGAAAGGAATGCAGCTACTTACGGGAAACGTAGAGTTAGCGCAGCTTCCACCCGGAGAAGCACCCTTTGGCTTCATTCAAGGAGTCAATGTCGCAAATTTATTAATTCAGTTAGGCGGTGCGCTGCTCATTCTATTGATTGGAGCGCTGATTGCCGCATTCGTATCGAGTATCGTGCGCGGACTGTTGCGGAAAACCACGATCGATAATCGGTTGGCAGGTTGGGTTGCAGGCGGACAGACCGATTTTAATGTCGAAGGATTGATCGGGTCGATCGTGTTCTGGGTCATTTTGATCCTGTCTGTGGTTGCGGCTTTGAATGTCCTTGGACTGAACACGGTTTCGCAACCGCTCAATAACTTTTTGAACCAAATTTTTGCCTTCCTGCCTCAGTTGGGTGCAGCAGCACTCTTAACAGGACTGGCTTGGGTCGTTGCGACGATCGCTAAAACGATCGTCACTCGGACTTCCCAATCGTTTGGTTTGGATGAGAAAGTTTCTGATCCCAGCAATGATCCCCTGGGTGCGCCTGCATTCAGTCTCAGCGATACGTTAGGGAATGCCGTTTATTGGTTTGTTTTCCTATTTTTCTTACCGCTAATTCTAGGGGTTTTGAATCTGCAAGGTCCACTCCAGCCTGTTCAAAACTTACTGAATGATATTCTCAGTGCGCTTCCCAACATTATTAAAGCGATCGCGATTGCAGCAATTGGTTGGTTTGTGGCGCGAACCGTTCGGGGCATTGTGACAAATCTGTTAGCAGCGATCGGAACCGATCAGGTGGGATCGCGAATCGGCTTGAATCGTGCTAGAGGTGGACAATCGCTTTCTTGGATTCTCGGCACGATCGTGTATGTGCTGATCTTGATTCCAGCCGCGACCGCAGCATTGGACGCGCTGAGAATTCCAGCGATTTCGGGACCTGCAACAGCAATGCTGAATCAGGTGTTGAATTCGTTGCCATTGATCTTTACTGCCGTGGCAATTTTAGCGATCGCTTATGCAGTCGGTAAATTTGTGGCGGATCTAGTTTCCAGCATTCTTGCCAGTGTTGGATTTGATAATCTCTTTTATTGGCTAGGTCTGCAATCTTCACCTCCAACCCCAACGGTTTCGCCTGAGCAGTACAGCACTGAGTTTCAAACGGGCGAAACGATGCTGCAACCGGAAGGAAAATCTGGAATTCGCACTCCGTCTGAAATCGTGGGCGTGATTATTCTCGTTGGCATCATGCTGTTCGCGACGGTGGCAGCGGTGGATGTCTTAGGGATTCAGGCATTAACGGCACTGATCGCTGGATTGCTGGTGATTTCTGGGCGGATCTTGTCTGGGCTAGTTGTGTTTGCGATCGGCTTGTATCTGGCAAATCTGGCATTCAGCTTAATCACGAGTTCAGGCAGTCGGCAGTCGAGATTGCTCGGTCAAACCGCACGAGTGGCGATTCTTGGGTTTTCGGCAGCGTTGGCACTTCAACAGATTGGCATTGCTCCGAATATTGTGAATCTGGCGTTTGGTCTATTGCTCGGTGCGATCGCGGTGGCGATTGCGATCGCGTTTGGTCTGGGCGGTCGCGACGTGGCGAGTGAGCAGTTACGCGAATGGTTGAAAGACTTTAAGCGTTAA
- a CDS encoding hypothetical protein (hypothetical protein PCC8801_2497;~similar to AA sequence:cyanobase_aa:LBDG_42890), with product MAVFEQTILIQASATDVERCFTDLNLMHRWLNPALRCEPIEQWSTAIGSKSRFVIQVPVLQPTLNNVVAERQPGLIVWQFEGFFKGLDRWECQPEEKGTLLLNRFEFEIPNPIIRFGFNQFAAKWTQEDMQAQLRRLKRVAETLR from the coding sequence ATGGCGGTTTTTGAGCAAACGATTCTAATTCAAGCGAGTGCAACCGATGTGGAGCGCTGTTTTACGGACTTAAATTTGATGCACCGCTGGCTGAATCCTGCACTGAGATGTGAGCCGATCGAGCAGTGGTCAACCGCAATCGGCAGTAAGAGCCGCTTTGTGATTCAAGTTCCAGTTCTGCAACCGACGCTAAACAATGTGGTCGCAGAACGGCAACCGGGCTTAATCGTTTGGCAGTTTGAGGGATTTTTTAAAGGACTCGATCGCTGGGAGTGCCAGCCCGAAGAGAAAGGAACACTCCTTCTAAATCGGTTTGAATTCGAGATCCCGAATCCGATCATCCGTTTCGGCTTCAATCAGTTCGCGGCAAAGTGGACTCAAGAAGATATGCAGGCACAATTACGCCGATTGAAACGAGTTGCGGAAACGTTGCGTTAA
- a CDS encoding hypothetical protein (conserved hypothetical protein;~similar to AA sequence:cyanobase_aa:LBDG_42880) — protein MEFSLARQRFYQEVRQDDENIDLEKAALYIAQEEYPNLDIEQYLNTIDKMAAEIQMRLPEEAYPLRIVQTINQYLYKEQGFYGNSEDYYDPQNSFLNDVIDRKTGIPISLALLYLAIAKRIDFPMVGIGMPGHFLIRPAVNDEMDIFVDAYHDGEILFPQDCQERLNQLAGQPVEMRPQFLEAVTPKQFLARMLTNLKAIYLNQGKIGKCLTTIERILILFPEAPYELRDRGIIYFQTNRWIEARQDLEGYLDSVPKANDRDVIQQLLDRIEGS, from the coding sequence ATGGAATTCTCGCTGGCTCGACAACGTTTTTATCAAGAAGTTCGTCAAGATGACGAGAATATTGACCTAGAAAAAGCAGCACTTTATATTGCACAAGAAGAATATCCAAACTTAGACATTGAGCAATATTTGAATACGATCGACAAAATGGCAGCGGAGATTCAAATGAGACTTCCTGAAGAAGCTTATCCACTCCGAATTGTGCAAACGATTAATCAATATTTGTACAAAGAACAGGGATTTTATGGAAATTCTGAAGATTATTACGATCCTCAAAATAGTTTTTTGAATGATGTCATCGATCGTAAAACTGGAATCCCAATTTCTTTGGCACTGTTGTATTTAGCGATCGCAAAACGAATCGATTTTCCAATGGTTGGGATCGGAATGCCGGGGCATTTTCTGATTCGCCCGGCTGTGAATGATGAAATGGATATCTTTGTCGATGCGTATCACGACGGAGAAATTCTTTTCCCTCAAGATTGTCAAGAGCGGCTGAATCAATTAGCAGGTCAGCCTGTTGAAATGCGTCCCCAATTTTTAGAAGCGGTCACACCGAAACAATTCCTTGCCAGAATGCTCACTAATCTGAAAGCGATTTATCTGAATCAAGGCAAGATTGGAAAATGTTTGACGACGATCGAGCGAATTCTGATCCTGTTTCCTGAAGCGCCTTATGAATTGCGCGATCGCGGAATTATTTATTTCCAAACCAATCGCTGGATCGAAGCTCGTCAAGATTTAGAAGGGTATCTCGATAGTGTTCCAAAAGCGAACGATCGAGATGTGATTCAACAATTACTCGATCGGATTGAAGGCAGTTAA
- a CDS encoding transposase (similar to AA sequence:cyanobase_aa:LBDG_42870), translated as MSITEEVLAKIPGSPLEGLRRVDALWKALREDAMPVPNVVQVCDRNLDSVDWDIVICGGTLGILIGAALVQKGWRVTLIERGILKGREQEWNISRQELETFIELGLLSEEELETAIATQFNPVRVSFSEDSEIFVKDVLNIGVEPVYLLETLKQFFLKNGGNLLENTPFETIEVYQNGVSVNRSINARLMLDAMGHFSPIVRQARQGKKPDGVCLVVGTCAKGFNQNESGDLIASFTPIQKQCQYFWEAFPARDGRTTYLFTYLDADRDRFSLETLFDDYFKLLPEYQDADLDQLEFVRALFGIFPCYRQSPLKLEWDRILPVGDSSGSQSPLSFGGFGAMVRHLKRLTNGIDEALKLELLDRSSLALLQPYQPNLSVTWLFQRSMSVGVNQKADPEQINQLLVAVFAEMQGLGEQVLKPFLQDVVQFIPLSQTLLKTGVLHPALVLRIIPHVGIFALLDWMLHYFNLASYTALYSIAQEFKPTLSPPQQYVWNRWVDAWQYGSGNDYAGH; from the coding sequence ATGTCAATCACTGAAGAAGTTCTAGCCAAGATTCCGGGGAGTCCACTGGAGGGGTTGCGTCGAGTTGATGCCTTGTGGAAGGCGCTACGAGAAGATGCAATGCCTGTTCCGAATGTGGTGCAAGTTTGCGATAGAAATTTAGATTCCGTTGATTGGGATATCGTAATTTGCGGTGGCACTTTAGGAATTTTGATTGGGGCAGCGTTGGTTCAGAAAGGTTGGCGGGTGACGCTGATCGAACGCGGCATTTTGAAAGGGCGTGAGCAAGAATGGAATATTTCACGTCAGGAATTGGAGACATTTATTGAATTGGGATTGTTGAGTGAAGAAGAATTGGAGACTGCGATCGCAACTCAATTCAATCCGGTTCGAGTCAGTTTTTCTGAAGATTCTGAAATCTTTGTCAAAGATGTCCTAAATATTGGTGTTGAGCCTGTTTATCTATTAGAAACACTGAAGCAATTCTTTCTTAAAAATGGTGGAAATCTGCTTGAAAATACGCCATTTGAAACGATCGAAGTTTATCAGAATGGTGTGAGTGTGAATCGATCGATTAATGCCCGTTTAATGCTTGATGCAATGGGGCACTTTTCACCGATCGTTCGACAAGCAAGACAGGGAAAGAAACCCGATGGAGTCTGTCTTGTTGTTGGCACTTGTGCGAAAGGATTTAATCAAAATGAATCGGGTGATTTGATTGCTTCATTTACGCCCATTCAGAAACAGTGCCAGTATTTTTGGGAGGCATTCCCGGCACGAGATGGAAGAACGACTTATCTGTTTACTTATTTGGATGCAGATCGCGATCGCTTCTCTCTAGAAACGCTTTTCGATGATTACTTTAAACTACTTCCTGAGTATCAAGACGCTGACTTAGATCAACTCGAATTCGTTCGTGCATTATTCGGAATTTTCCCTTGTTATCGGCAAAGTCCACTAAAATTAGAGTGGGATCGAATTCTACCTGTTGGTGATAGTAGTGGTAGTCAATCACCGCTGAGTTTTGGTGGATTTGGTGCAATGGTTCGACATTTGAAACGGTTAACAAATGGGATTGATGAAGCATTAAAATTAGAACTGCTCGATCGTTCTTCTCTGGCTTTACTGCAACCGTATCAGCCGAATTTATCAGTCACTTGGTTATTTCAGCGATCGATGAGTGTTGGTGTCAATCAAAAAGCTGATCCTGAGCAAATCAATCAATTGTTAGTCGCGGTGTTTGCAGAAATGCAAGGATTAGGCGAACAAGTTTTAAAACCGTTTTTACAAGATGTCGTTCAGTTTATTCCACTTTCTCAAACGCTTCTCAAGACAGGCGTTCTACATCCAGCACTTGTTTTGAGAATTATCCCCCACGTTGGGATCTTTGCTTTGCTAGATTGGATGCTGCACTATTTCAATCTGGCAAGCTACACCGCGCTTTATTCGATCGCACAAGAATTCAAGCCTACTCTTTCGCCCCCGCAGCAATATGTTTGGAATCGATGGGTAGACGCTTGGCAATACGGTTCAGGAAACGATTACGCAGGACATTAA
- a CDS encoding beta-ketoacyl-acyl-carrier-protein synthase I (similar to AA sequence:cyanobase_aa:LBDG_23910) — protein sequence MNVAVTGIGLISALGNLARTWERLVEGRSGIQFYQPFSSLEPRPIALIGKHPAEILSLTRQVVSDAVKDAGLEFPLLDCGVVVGSSRGNQAQWERFTTGQSEFSNWLRTLPNGSAIATAQLIQSQGIVLAPMAACATGLWAIARGAELIWSGQCQRVICGAIEAPITPLTLIGFERMGALAKDGAFPFDVDRQGLVLGEGGAVFVLESEELAQQRKAEIYGRVLGFGLTADGYHVSAPEPGSRAAIAAVNQCLDRIGLTANKIDYIHAHGTATQLNDRNEAHLIQQCFADSVWVSSTKGATGHTLGGSGALGAAFCLMALKNQIVPPNVGIRNNEFGIAIARSAQSAKLENVLCFSFGFGGQNAIVAFSQ from the coding sequence ATGAACGTTGCTGTTACTGGCATTGGATTGATTTCAGCGTTGGGAAATCTGGCGCGAACTTGGGAAAGGTTGGTAGAAGGTCGCTCAGGCATTCAGTTCTACCAGCCTTTTTCGTCGTTGGAACCGAGACCGATCGCATTAATTGGCAAGCATCCAGCAGAAATTTTGAGCCTAACTCGACAAGTCGTTTCCGATGCGGTAAAGGATGCGGGTTTAGAATTTCCGCTGTTGGATTGTGGGGTTGTGGTTGGATCGAGTCGGGGAAATCAGGCGCAGTGGGAACGATTCACGACGGGACAGAGTGAGTTTTCCAATTGGTTGAGGACTTTGCCGAATGGAAGCGCGATCGCAACGGCTCAATTGATTCAGTCTCAAGGAATTGTTTTGGCTCCGATGGCGGCGTGTGCGACAGGACTTTGGGCGATCGCACGAGGGGCGGAATTAATTTGGAGTGGGCAATGTCAGCGCGTGATTTGTGGAGCGATCGAAGCTCCGATTACGCCGTTGACGCTGATTGGATTTGAACGGATGGGAGCATTGGCGAAAGATGGCGCGTTTCCGTTTGATGTCGATCGACAAGGTTTGGTTTTGGGTGAAGGTGGCGCGGTTTTTGTTCTTGAATCAGAAGAATTAGCGCAGCAACGAAAGGCAGAAATTTATGGGCGAGTTTTGGGATTTGGGTTGACGGCGGATGGCTATCATGTGAGCGCACCAGAACCAGGGAGTCGAGCAGCGATCGCGGCTGTGAATCAGTGCCTCGATCGGATTGGTTTAACAGCGAACAAGATCGATTACATTCACGCCCATGGAACGGCAACCCAGTTGAACGATCGAAATGAGGCGCATTTGATTCAACAGTGTTTTGCGGATTCGGTTTGGGTGAGTTCGACGAAAGGCGCAACTGGCCATACGTTGGGCGGATCGGGAGCGTTGGGAGCGGCATTTTGTTTGATGGCATTGAAGAATCAGATCGTGCCGCCGAATGTGGGAATTAGGAATAATGAATTTGGAATTGCGATCGCTCGATCGGCTCAATCAGCAAAACTAGAAAATGTTCTCTGCTTTAGTTTTGGATTTGGGGGGCAAAATGCGATCGTGGCATTCAGCCAATAA
- a CDS encoding peptidyl-prolyl cis-trans isomerase, cyclophilin family (similar to AA sequence:cyanobase_aa:LBDG_23900) has product MQTKLQNWLVSLVIITMFALVGCNGEQGTSATPTGTPTASSPAPTATVPATTSPSPQVGGLPRLQGKATVVMTVKGSPITMEIDGTNAPITAGNFVDLVNRKVYDGLVFHRVVREPQPFVVQGGDPQSKDPNVPIDRLGTGGFIDPATKQPRDIPLEITPQNAKEPIYSRTFAEAGVNVPPKLKHTRGALAMARSMNPDSASSQFYVALSDLQFLDGNYAVFGYVTQGMETVDKIQQGDRIDSATVTKGIENLKTGGATSSTASPSPSPTTSP; this is encoded by the coding sequence ATGCAGACAAAACTCCAGAATTGGCTGGTATCCCTAGTAATCATTACGATGTTTGCTCTGGTTGGATGTAACGGAGAGCAAGGAACATCGGCTACACCCACTGGAACGCCTACTGCAAGTAGTCCTGCTCCGACCGCAACTGTGCCTGCCACGACTTCTCCTTCTCCTCAAGTGGGTGGACTGCCGAGATTGCAGGGAAAAGCGACTGTGGTGATGACGGTTAAGGGTTCGCCAATCACCATGGAAATCGATGGCACGAACGCGCCGATCACCGCAGGAAATTTTGTCGATTTGGTGAATCGGAAAGTGTATGACGGCTTAGTGTTTCATCGTGTGGTGAGAGAGCCGCAGCCGTTTGTGGTGCAAGGGGGCGATCCTCAGAGTAAAGATCCAAATGTGCCGATCGACCGTTTGGGAACAGGCGGATTTATTGATCCAGCGACGAAACAGCCGCGTGATATTCCGCTAGAAATTACGCCTCAGAATGCGAAAGAGCCGATTTATAGTCGGACGTTTGCGGAAGCTGGGGTAAATGTGCCTCCGAAACTGAAGCATACGCGTGGAGCGCTGGCGATGGCTCGATCGATGAATCCGGATTCTGCTTCTTCGCAGTTCTATGTGGCGCTGTCAGATTTGCAGTTCTTGGACGGAAACTATGCGGTCTTTGGGTATGTAACTCAGGGCATGGAAACCGTAGATAAGATTCAGCAGGGCGATCGTATTGATTCTGCAACGGTGACGAAAGGAATTGAGAATTTGAAAACGGGTGGAGCGACAAGTTCTACTGCAAGTCCATCTCCTAGTCCGACAACTTCGCCTTGA
- a CDS encoding photosystem I assembly protein Ycf4 (similar to AA sequence:cyanobase_aa:LBDG_23890), translated as MATETTSSENLVLRQSVLGARRFSNYFWATIVSIGATGFFLAAISSYTKVNLLPFSDPTQLLFIPQGIVMGFYGTAGLLLATYLWLSIALDLGGGYNEFNKETGAVKLFRWGFPGKNRRVEVDLKTADVQAIKVTLREGVNPRRSLYLKVKGMRDLPLTRVGQPMTLAELENEAAGLARFLSVPLEGL; from the coding sequence ATGGCGACAGAAACCACGTCTTCAGAAAATCTTGTGTTGCGGCAGTCGGTGTTGGGGGCGCGGCGGTTTAGTAATTATTTTTGGGCGACGATTGTTTCGATTGGGGCAACCGGATTCTTTCTCGCTGCAATTTCTAGCTATACAAAGGTGAATTTGCTGCCGTTTTCTGATCCGACTCAGCTTTTATTTATTCCGCAAGGGATTGTGATGGGCTTTTATGGTACGGCTGGATTGCTGTTGGCGACCTATCTTTGGTTGTCGATCGCGCTCGATTTGGGGGGCGGATACAACGAATTTAATAAAGAAACTGGGGCAGTGAAACTCTTTCGTTGGGGATTTCCAGGAAAGAATCGACGGGTGGAAGTGGACCTCAAAACCGCAGATGTGCAAGCGATTAAGGTGACTTTGAGAGAAGGAGTCAATCCCCGTCGATCGCTGTATCTCAAAGTGAAAGGGATGCGTGATCTTCCCTTGACGCGAGTGGGACAGCCCATGACCTTGGCAGAATTGGAAAATGAAGCGGCAGGACTGGCTCGATTTTTGAGTGTGCCGCTTGAAGGACTCTAA
- a CDS encoding photosystem II D2 protein (similar to AA sequence:cyanobase_aa:LBDG_41920) translates to MTIAVGRAPAQRGVFDALDDWLKRDRFVFVGWSGILLFPCAFLALGGWMTGTTFVSSWYTHGLASSYLEGCNFLTVAVSTPADSLGHSLLLLWGPEAQGDFTRWCQLGGLWTFVALHGAFGLIGFCLRQLEIARLVGIRPYNAIAFTGPIAVFVSVFLMYPLGQSSWFFAPSFGVAAIFRFILFIQGFHNFTLNPFHMMGVAGILGGALLCAIHGATVENTLFEDGDGSSTFRAFNPTQAEETYSMVTANRFWSQIFGIAFSNKRWLHFFMLFVPVTGLWMASVGIIGIALNLRAYDFVSQELRAAEDPEFETFYTKNILLNEGIRAWMASQDQPHEHFVFPEEVLPRGNAL, encoded by the coding sequence ATGACCATCGCAGTAGGTCGCGCCCCAGCGCAGAGAGGCGTATTCGATGCCCTCGACGACTGGCTCAAACGCGATAGATTCGTCTTCGTCGGCTGGTCAGGTATCCTGCTTTTCCCCTGTGCCTTCCTGGCACTCGGCGGCTGGATGACCGGCACCACCTTCGTGTCCTCCTGGTACACCCACGGACTCGCCTCCTCGTACCTCGAAGGCTGTAACTTCCTCACCGTTGCCGTTTCCACTCCCGCAGACAGCTTGGGACACTCCTTGCTGCTGCTCTGGGGACCGGAAGCACAAGGTGACTTCACCCGCTGGTGTCAACTCGGCGGACTCTGGACCTTCGTTGCCCTCCACGGCGCGTTCGGTCTGATCGGCTTCTGTCTACGTCAGCTCGAAATCGCACGACTCGTCGGCATTCGTCCGTACAACGCGATCGCGTTCACCGGACCGATCGCGGTATTCGTCTCGGTGTTCTTGATGTACCCGTTGGGACAATCGAGCTGGTTCTTCGCACCCTCGTTTGGTGTCGCTGCAATCTTCCGTTTCATCTTGTTCATCCAAGGGTTCCACAACTTCACCCTGAACCCGTTCCACATGATGGGCGTGGCTGGGATTCTCGGTGGCGCACTGCTGTGTGCGATTCATGGAGCGACGGTTGAGAACACCTTGTTTGAAGACGGCGACGGGTCGAGCACCTTCCGGGCGTTTAACCCGACCCAAGCCGAAGAAACCTATTCGATGGTGACCGCGAACCGCTTCTGGTCACAGATCTTCGGAATTGCCTTCAGCAACAAACGGTGGTTGCACTTCTTCATGCTGTTCGTCCCTGTGACGGGACTGTGGATGGCATCGGTGGGCATCATCGGGATTGCGCTCAACCTGCGCGCCTACGACTTCGTCTCTCAGGAACTTCGAGCTGCTGAAGACCCGGAATTTGAAACGTTCTACACGAAGAACATTTTGCTGAACGAGGGCATCCGGGCGTGGATGGCATCTCAGGATCAGCCGCATGAACACTTTGTATTCCCTGAAGAGGTTCTCCCACGTGGTAACGCTCTCTAA